One window of the Eucalyptus grandis isolate ANBG69807.140 chromosome 6, ASM1654582v1, whole genome shotgun sequence genome contains the following:
- the LOC104448444 gene encoding probable disease resistance protein At4g27220 isoform X2 gives MPRPLNAEEEEPNTEVPQGEMPRALDPLPVVEVLPNNKRKCNFCGNEYVGDTKRIKAQFAGVGGCGILGCKVFNDRVRSEAPEVLKGERAVESSKRQGNDEGSSNLTQSSHQPLTAGSEVARCKTSFVAMPYLSYGAGSSTFLPWAETNFPNQSVAALTNIPRPLNAKEGELNTEVPHGARPHLGLVKSQRGTRGLADANMMSLKRKLEELISSRQADMNELKSKWTRTEEEYWSVVRAIREGITFPPEKVAEVEGLCKEVEQILLVPGRFRQEATVRCCKTSPSVTIEELVGKETLQKVDEIVSFIMLSKDFVIGVYGMGGVGKTAILRNVYNRLLEYLALDVFWVAVPQDFSVYALQEAIANAVGLDNLSNEKDVKRRAGLLCGHLKVKKRPVLILDGLWRHFEVKDVGISVGMGRLGLVVTTQSLDVCRMMLCQKQMKIELLNKEDSWRLFSRTLCFAVEQSQEVEQIARSLLDRCYGLPLGIIEIATRMRGIEKEEHAWRWMLQNLEDLTMELDVFKRLQLSYLNLGNEQVQQCFLHFILCFGNYLSADDRKCCIESFIDEGLLGGIATRIRLYERGNEILGKIEGAGLLDFEKGHWCLHPLTRDMALHMVPSTTHMFKANMGLREIPEDVFWTDRLEKVFLHGNEIEEIPYGVSPNCPKLTRLSLHSNISLGVIHGSFFRHLKGLTVLDLSWTGITELPDSISELESLEALLLQGCSSLRFIPYVGKLRSLRKLDLSDCESLGEVPEGMEMLANLRYLALDGSEIHTLPEGVLGKLVNLQYLVIKELRVGEEVKLPEVEELYCSVSDVEMFNACVGCLERNGSPCYRLVMGAPSNSVLWCGSETERSLLIDSCDHIAVSVDGTSGDGCALLPESVQSLELSRCHKMKRVMEREWLTAHLPNLEEIIIISCENLEEIIHGPLPSEATCRLKYLEVNGCNNMKRVLLTQDMVLHLPFLEEIVVKGSKGIELIMGTVAKMTYFSFPKLMKLVLCNLPELKSICDGITRCNSLQWVSIYNCPKLKRIPLQLPLLDNGLPSPPPSLREIQINRQMWELLEWDHPLARSSLEHFIKFLD, from the exons ATGCCACGCCCACTGAATGCAGAAGAGGAAGAACCCAATACAGAGGTTCCCCAAG GAGAAATGCCGAGAGCATTGGATCCACTTCCAGTTGTTGAGGTTCTGCCTAATAACAAGCGGAAGTGTAACTTCTGCGGGAATGAGTACGTTGGAGACACGAAGAGGATCAAGGCGCAGTTTGCTGGGGTAGGAGGATGTGGAATTCTTGGCTGTAAGGTCTTCAATGACCGAGTGAGATCAGAAGCACCAGAGGTGCTGAAGGGTGAAAGAGCAGTGGAATCGAGCAAGAGACAAGGCAATGATGAAGGTTCATCCAACCTTACACAGAGTTCGCATCAGCCCTTGACTGCGGGCAGTGAAGTTGCTCGGTGTAAGACTTCATTTGTTGCCATGCCGTACCTGAGCTATGGTGCAGGTTCGTCAACCTTTCTTCCATGGGCTGAGACGAATTTTCCCAATCAGTCTGTTGCTGCTTTAACCAACATACCACGCCCGCTGAATGCCAAAGAAGGAGAACTCAATACAGAGGTTCCACATG GTGCGAGACCGCATCTTGGACTGGTTAAGAGTCAACGAGGTACCCGTGGGCTTGCCGACGCGAATATGATGTCTCTCAAAAGAAAGCTGGAAGAACTCATCAGCAGTCGCCAAGCGGACATGAACGAGCTGAAGTCGAAGTGGACGAGGACAGAAGAAGAATATTGGAGTGTGGTTCGGGCAATCAGAGAAGGAATAACTTTTCCACCGGAGAAAGTAGCAGAGGTGGAAGGGCTGTGCAAAGAAGTTGAACAGATTCTTCTAGTTCCAGGAAGATTTCGGCAAGAGGCGACGGTTAGATGTTGCAAAACATCTCCCTCGGTGACAATAGAAGAATTAGTAGGCAAAGAAACTCTGCAGAAGGTGGATGAGATTGTTTCCTTTATAATGCTGAGCAAGGATTTCGTAATTGGTGTTTATGGTATGGGCGGCGTGGGCAAGACGGCCATTTTGAGGAATGTCTATAATAGACTCCTTGAGTATCTTGCATTGGATGTATTCTGGGTTGCTGTACCTCAGGATTTTAGTGTTTATGCGCTACAAGAAGCGATTGCCAATGCGGTCGGACtagacaatctttcaaatgaGAAGGATGTGAAAAGAAGGGCGGGCCTATTGTGTGGACATCtgaaggtgaagaagagacCCGTCCTAATTTTAGATGGCCTTTGGAGGCACTTTGAAGTTAAGGATGTGGGTATTTCGGTTGGAATGGGTAGACTAGGGTTGGTAGTGACAACTCAATCACTAGATGTGTGTCGTATGATGCTCTGTCAAAAGCAAATGAAGATAGAACTTCTCAATAAGGAAGATTCTTGGAGGTTATTTTCAAGGACGCTTTGCTTTGCGGTAGAACAATCTCAGGAAGTTGAACAAATTGCAAGATCTCTTCTTGATAGGTGTTATGGTCTGCCACTTGGGATCATTGAGATTGCAACTCGCATGAGAGGAATAGAGAAAGAAGAGCATGCTTGGAGATGGATGTTGCAAAATTTAGAAGACTTAACGATGGAGCTTGACGTGTTCAAGAGACTGCAGCTCAGTTACTTGAACTTAGGTAATGAACAAGTGCAACAGTGTTTCCTGCATTTCATCCTTTGTTTTGGAAATTACCTTTCAGCAGATGACAGAAAGTGTTGCATAGAGTCTTTCATAGATGAGGGTTTGTTAGGTGGAATTGCCACCAGGATTAGACTGTACGAACGGGGTAACGAAATATTGGGTAAAATAGAAGGGGCTGGCCTGTTGGATTTTGAAAAAGGGCATTGGTGTCTACACCCATTGACAAGGGACATGGCATTGCATATGGTGCCGAGCACAACTCACATGTTTAAGGCCAATATGGGTTTGAGAGAAATACCGGAGGACGTATTCTGGACCGATCGTCTAGAGAAAGTCTTTTTACATGGCAATGAAATAGAAGAAATCCCATATGGCGTATCACCAAATTGCCCTAAATTGACGAGGCTGTCTTTGCATAGCAATATCTCCTTGGGAGTCATCCATGGATCTTTCTTCAGACATCTAAAGGGGCTGACGGTTCTAGATCTCAGCTGGACTGGAATCACGGAATTACCAGACTCCATCTCTGAGTTGGAGAGCTTGGAAGCACTGTTACTGCAAGGTTGTTCCTCATTGCGTTTTATTCCTTATGTAGGAAAGTTGCGGTCCCTAAGAAAGTTGGACCTCAGTGATTGTGAAAGTCTTGGAGAAGTGCCAGAGGGCATGGAGATGTTGGCAAACCTGAGGTACCTCGCCCTAGATGGCTCAGAGATCCACACATTACCGGAGGGAGTGTTGGGGAAGCTGGTGAACTTGCAATATCTTGTGATTAAAGAGCTAAGGGTGGGAGAAGAGGTAAAATTACCGGAGGTGGAGGAACTTTATTGTTCTGTTTCCGATGTGGAAATGTTCAATGCATGCGTGGGGTGTCTTGAGCGAAATGGATCCCCATGCTACAGGCTTGTGATGGGTGCACCAAGCAATAGTGTCCTTTGGTGTGGGAGTGAGACAGAGAGGTCCTTACTCATTGATAGTTGCGACCATATCGCCGTGAGTGTAGATGGAACAAGTGGTGATGGCTGCGCTCTGCTTCCGGAAAGTGTGCAATCATTGGAATTGTCCCGGTGTCATAAAATGAAGAGAGTGATGGAACGGGAGTGGCTGACCGCTCACCTTCCAAATCTGGAGGAGATTATAATCATTAGTTGTGAGAACTTAGAGGAAATAATACATGGGCCATTGCCAAGTGAGGCCACTTGTCGCCTTAAATATCTTGAAGTAAATGGATGCAACAACATGAAGAGGGTGCTGCTGACGCAAGACATGGTGCTCCATCTCCCTTTCCTCGAAGAGATAGTAGTCAAAGGCAGCAAGGGCATAGAGTTGATAATGGGCACTGTTGCCAAAATGACGTACTTCTCCTTCCCGAAGTTAATGAAGCTGGTTCTATGTAATCTTCCGGAACTGAAGAGCATATGTGATGGGATCACGAGATGCAATTCCCTCCAGTGGGTTTCTATATACAATTGTCCAAAACTGAAGAGGATTCCTCTGCAGCTGCCCCTGCTTGACAATGGGCTGCCttctcctcccccttctctTCGAGAGATTCAGATAAATCGGCAGATGTGGGAGTTGCTTGAGTGGGATCATCCCCTTGCCCGTTCTTCACTTGAACACTTCATCAAGTTTCTTG ACTGA
- the LOC104448444 gene encoding probable disease resistance protein At4g27220 isoform X1, with protein MPRPLNAEEEEPNTEVPQGEMPRALDPLPVVEVLPNNKRKCNFCGNEYVGDTKRIKAQFAGVGGCGILGCKVFNDRVRSEAPEVLKGERAVESSKRQGNDEGSSNLTQSSHQPLTAGSEVARCKTSFVAMPYLSYGAGSSTFLPWAETNFPNQSVAALTNIPRPLNAKEGELNTEVPHGARPHLGLVKSQRGTRGLADANMMSLKRKLEELISSRQADMNELKSKWTRTEEEYWSVVRAIREGITFPPEKVAEVEGLCKEVEQILLVPGRFRQEATVRCCKTSPSVTIEELVGKETLQKVDEIVSFIMLSKDFVIGVYGMGGVGKTAILRNVYNRLLEYLALDVFWVAVPQDFSVYALQEAIANAVGLDNLSNEKDVKRRAGLLCGHLKVKKRPVLILDGLWRHFEVKDVGISVGMGRLGLVVTTQSLDVCRMMLCQKQMKIELLNKEDSWRLFSRTLCFAVEQSQEVEQIARSLLDRCYGLPLGIIEIATRMRGIEKEEHAWRWMLQNLEDLTMELDVFKRLQLSYLNLGNEQVQQCFLHFILCFGNYLSADDRKCCIESFIDEGLLGGIATRIRLYERGNEILGKIEGAGLLDFEKGHWCLHPLTRDMALHMVPSTTHMFKANMGLREIPEDVFWTDRLEKVFLHGNEIEEIPYGVSPNCPKLTRLSLHSNISLGVIHGSFFRHLKGLTVLDLSWTGITELPDSISELESLEALLLQGCSSLRFIPYVGKLRSLRKLDLSDCESLGEVPEGMEMLANLRYLALDGSEIHTLPEGVLGKLVNLQYLVIKELRVGEEVKLPEVEELYCSVSDVEMFNACVGCLERNGSPCYRLVMGAPSNSVLWCGSETERSLLIDSCDHIAVSVDGTSGDGCALLPESVQSLELSRCHKMKRVMEREWLTAHLPNLEEIIIISCENLEEIIHGPLPSEATCRLKYLEVNGCNNMKRVLLTQDMVLHLPFLEEIVVKGSKGIELIMGTVAKMTYFSFPKLMKLVLCNLPELKSICDGITRCNSLQWVSIYNCPKLKRIPLQLPLLDNGLPSPPPSLREIQINRQMWELLEWDHPLARSSLEHFIKFLEKEMRG; from the exons ATGCCACGCCCACTGAATGCAGAAGAGGAAGAACCCAATACAGAGGTTCCCCAAG GAGAAATGCCGAGAGCATTGGATCCACTTCCAGTTGTTGAGGTTCTGCCTAATAACAAGCGGAAGTGTAACTTCTGCGGGAATGAGTACGTTGGAGACACGAAGAGGATCAAGGCGCAGTTTGCTGGGGTAGGAGGATGTGGAATTCTTGGCTGTAAGGTCTTCAATGACCGAGTGAGATCAGAAGCACCAGAGGTGCTGAAGGGTGAAAGAGCAGTGGAATCGAGCAAGAGACAAGGCAATGATGAAGGTTCATCCAACCTTACACAGAGTTCGCATCAGCCCTTGACTGCGGGCAGTGAAGTTGCTCGGTGTAAGACTTCATTTGTTGCCATGCCGTACCTGAGCTATGGTGCAGGTTCGTCAACCTTTCTTCCATGGGCTGAGACGAATTTTCCCAATCAGTCTGTTGCTGCTTTAACCAACATACCACGCCCGCTGAATGCCAAAGAAGGAGAACTCAATACAGAGGTTCCACATG GTGCGAGACCGCATCTTGGACTGGTTAAGAGTCAACGAGGTACCCGTGGGCTTGCCGACGCGAATATGATGTCTCTCAAAAGAAAGCTGGAAGAACTCATCAGCAGTCGCCAAGCGGACATGAACGAGCTGAAGTCGAAGTGGACGAGGACAGAAGAAGAATATTGGAGTGTGGTTCGGGCAATCAGAGAAGGAATAACTTTTCCACCGGAGAAAGTAGCAGAGGTGGAAGGGCTGTGCAAAGAAGTTGAACAGATTCTTCTAGTTCCAGGAAGATTTCGGCAAGAGGCGACGGTTAGATGTTGCAAAACATCTCCCTCGGTGACAATAGAAGAATTAGTAGGCAAAGAAACTCTGCAGAAGGTGGATGAGATTGTTTCCTTTATAATGCTGAGCAAGGATTTCGTAATTGGTGTTTATGGTATGGGCGGCGTGGGCAAGACGGCCATTTTGAGGAATGTCTATAATAGACTCCTTGAGTATCTTGCATTGGATGTATTCTGGGTTGCTGTACCTCAGGATTTTAGTGTTTATGCGCTACAAGAAGCGATTGCCAATGCGGTCGGACtagacaatctttcaaatgaGAAGGATGTGAAAAGAAGGGCGGGCCTATTGTGTGGACATCtgaaggtgaagaagagacCCGTCCTAATTTTAGATGGCCTTTGGAGGCACTTTGAAGTTAAGGATGTGGGTATTTCGGTTGGAATGGGTAGACTAGGGTTGGTAGTGACAACTCAATCACTAGATGTGTGTCGTATGATGCTCTGTCAAAAGCAAATGAAGATAGAACTTCTCAATAAGGAAGATTCTTGGAGGTTATTTTCAAGGACGCTTTGCTTTGCGGTAGAACAATCTCAGGAAGTTGAACAAATTGCAAGATCTCTTCTTGATAGGTGTTATGGTCTGCCACTTGGGATCATTGAGATTGCAACTCGCATGAGAGGAATAGAGAAAGAAGAGCATGCTTGGAGATGGATGTTGCAAAATTTAGAAGACTTAACGATGGAGCTTGACGTGTTCAAGAGACTGCAGCTCAGTTACTTGAACTTAGGTAATGAACAAGTGCAACAGTGTTTCCTGCATTTCATCCTTTGTTTTGGAAATTACCTTTCAGCAGATGACAGAAAGTGTTGCATAGAGTCTTTCATAGATGAGGGTTTGTTAGGTGGAATTGCCACCAGGATTAGACTGTACGAACGGGGTAACGAAATATTGGGTAAAATAGAAGGGGCTGGCCTGTTGGATTTTGAAAAAGGGCATTGGTGTCTACACCCATTGACAAGGGACATGGCATTGCATATGGTGCCGAGCACAACTCACATGTTTAAGGCCAATATGGGTTTGAGAGAAATACCGGAGGACGTATTCTGGACCGATCGTCTAGAGAAAGTCTTTTTACATGGCAATGAAATAGAAGAAATCCCATATGGCGTATCACCAAATTGCCCTAAATTGACGAGGCTGTCTTTGCATAGCAATATCTCCTTGGGAGTCATCCATGGATCTTTCTTCAGACATCTAAAGGGGCTGACGGTTCTAGATCTCAGCTGGACTGGAATCACGGAATTACCAGACTCCATCTCTGAGTTGGAGAGCTTGGAAGCACTGTTACTGCAAGGTTGTTCCTCATTGCGTTTTATTCCTTATGTAGGAAAGTTGCGGTCCCTAAGAAAGTTGGACCTCAGTGATTGTGAAAGTCTTGGAGAAGTGCCAGAGGGCATGGAGATGTTGGCAAACCTGAGGTACCTCGCCCTAGATGGCTCAGAGATCCACACATTACCGGAGGGAGTGTTGGGGAAGCTGGTGAACTTGCAATATCTTGTGATTAAAGAGCTAAGGGTGGGAGAAGAGGTAAAATTACCGGAGGTGGAGGAACTTTATTGTTCTGTTTCCGATGTGGAAATGTTCAATGCATGCGTGGGGTGTCTTGAGCGAAATGGATCCCCATGCTACAGGCTTGTGATGGGTGCACCAAGCAATAGTGTCCTTTGGTGTGGGAGTGAGACAGAGAGGTCCTTACTCATTGATAGTTGCGACCATATCGCCGTGAGTGTAGATGGAACAAGTGGTGATGGCTGCGCTCTGCTTCCGGAAAGTGTGCAATCATTGGAATTGTCCCGGTGTCATAAAATGAAGAGAGTGATGGAACGGGAGTGGCTGACCGCTCACCTTCCAAATCTGGAGGAGATTATAATCATTAGTTGTGAGAACTTAGAGGAAATAATACATGGGCCATTGCCAAGTGAGGCCACTTGTCGCCTTAAATATCTTGAAGTAAATGGATGCAACAACATGAAGAGGGTGCTGCTGACGCAAGACATGGTGCTCCATCTCCCTTTCCTCGAAGAGATAGTAGTCAAAGGCAGCAAGGGCATAGAGTTGATAATGGGCACTGTTGCCAAAATGACGTACTTCTCCTTCCCGAAGTTAATGAAGCTGGTTCTATGTAATCTTCCGGAACTGAAGAGCATATGTGATGGGATCACGAGATGCAATTCCCTCCAGTGGGTTTCTATATACAATTGTCCAAAACTGAAGAGGATTCCTCTGCAGCTGCCCCTGCTTGACAATGGGCTGCCttctcctcccccttctctTCGAGAGATTCAGATAAATCGGCAGATGTGGGAGTTGCTTGAGTGGGATCATCCCCTTGCCCGTTCTTCACTTGAACACTTCATCAAGTTTCTTG aaaaagaaatgaggggTTAG